One genomic segment of bacterium includes these proteins:
- a CDS encoding T9SS type A sorting domain-containing protein, with the protein MKRLFVLFIILFAVLYSSNIIAQEIGSLKRANEIPIPEKIQKIVLDPLPAGTYSIGTGGYFSTIQSAFDKLSTDGVAGAVTLELIDELYTATTGQYGYILNGPIPGAGPNSRVTIKPAENKNVIIEGSNQALLYLINTSYVTFDGVAITGPTTLTIHALQNLSYAFNDALDFINDSDHDIIQNIIFIVEKTTNGSGSGFWCPYAGTTTAPDSNLIQNNFVKQAGIALYVSSENSSARANGNIIRGNQIGSETDSLISWGIQLEKCQNSIVENNTVQNIKTIFGSGEIINPGINSYSGSGDIIRSNIVHNIKSSTGYSSVGILLSGGSGSNNLIYNNMVYDIQSSSTQSNSRVAGIQIWLQTNPKIYYNTVYLSGSGANPQGSAAFYIYGGWGASTGVDLKDNIFINTRDESQYCASAIYDYNIYNLTSDYNDLFYQANQYNCLVRIGSTDYLTLTDWQAMGKDLHSYAEMPNFVSTNDLHIDINIYTPLDEHAIPISGIDFDFDRDTRNATSPDIGADEFDLAQNATVWQMQNSNFPSNVLVVDFSSVDEQVCWAVSQVHPGNTTPYAGYIRTTDGGNNWVCDTITGLTNDYFQQVFAIDKDTAYISAYKLIGTSGTSRGIYKTTDGGTSWNRQNAFNSSQSGPGIMHFFDSQNGVVIGDPNLETYTTSNGGLTWNPVTMPTPLSDEATWLGESRITAVGNTVWFSTNYRLFKSTDKGYTWTFLFNEQQYFGWLPSIAFQDNQTGIYALKIAGYGTNHIYKKTTDGGTTWSTLSNSILDNLAPSCIQYILGTNSVYVAVGGRTPTMRGTAVTYDAGESWTLIDTVGVFLINFVNDQFGWGSQYATNIVYKYVGPRIINSVEEEVIDLTPTGYSLSQNYPNPFNPSTTFRYSVPTQSKVVIKVYDILGNEIATLMDEEKSVGTHELTWNAVGLSSGIYFYQLKAGSYIETKKMILLK; encoded by the coding sequence ATGAAACGGTTATTTGTACTTTTCATTATTCTTTTTGCTGTTCTTTATTCCAGCAATATCATCGCACAAGAAATTGGCTCATTAAAAAGAGCTAATGAGATTCCAATTCCTGAAAAAATTCAAAAGATTGTTCTTGATCCGCTTCCAGCAGGGACTTACTCGATTGGTACGGGAGGTTACTTCTCAACGATCCAAAGTGCGTTTGATAAACTAAGCACAGATGGTGTTGCAGGTGCTGTCACTCTTGAATTAATTGATGAACTTTACACCGCAACAACAGGACAATATGGTTATATCCTAAACGGACCAATTCCTGGTGCAGGACCAAACAGCAGAGTAACTATTAAACCAGCCGAAAATAAAAATGTAATCATTGAGGGAAGTAATCAAGCTTTATTATATCTGATAAACACAAGCTATGTAACATTTGATGGAGTTGCTATAACTGGACCGACTACTTTAACTATCCACGCTCTCCAAAATCTAAGTTATGCTTTTAATGATGCTTTAGATTTTATAAATGATTCTGACCATGACATAATCCAAAATATTATATTCATAGTGGAAAAAACTACCAATGGCAGTGGCTCTGGTTTCTGGTGTCCATATGCAGGGACTACGACCGCACCCGACAGTAATCTGATTCAAAATAACTTTGTAAAACAAGCGGGAATTGCATTGTATGTCTCTAGTGAAAATTCATCAGCAAGAGCAAATGGTAATATCATCAGAGGGAATCAAATAGGTTCGGAAACTGACAGCTTAATTTCCTGGGGAATTCAATTAGAAAAATGTCAAAATAGTATAGTTGAGAACAATACTGTTCAAAACATAAAAACCATATTCGGTTCTGGGGAAATAATCAATCCAGGAATAAATTCATACAGCGGATCTGGAGACATTATTCGCAGCAATATCGTCCACAATATTAAATCTAGTACTGGATATTCAAGTGTCGGAATTTTACTATCAGGTGGTTCAGGTAGTAATAATTTAATTTATAACAATATGGTCTATGATATTCAAAGCAGTTCAACTCAATCCAACAGCAGAGTAGCTGGAATACAAATCTGGCTTCAGACTAATCCAAAAATATATTACAACACAGTATATCTTTCTGGAAGTGGTGCAAATCCACAAGGCTCAGCTGCTTTTTATATCTATGGTGGCTGGGGTGCGTCGACAGGTGTTGATTTGAAAGACAACATATTTATTAACACACGGGATGAATCTCAATACTGTGCCTCTGCAATTTATGACTACAATATTTATAATCTTACCTCGGATTACAACGATCTTTTCTATCAAGCAAATCAGTATAACTGTTTAGTAAGAATTGGTAGTACTGATTATCTAACTTTAACAGATTGGCAGGCAATGGGAAAAGATTTACACAGTTATGCTGAAATGCCGAATTTTGTATCAACCAATGATCTACACATAGATATAAACATTTATACTCCACTTGATGAACACGCAATTCCGATTTCAGGAATAGATTTCGACTTTGATAGAGATACACGTAATGCAACTTCACCTGACATTGGTGCAGATGAGTTTGATCTTGCACAAAATGCAACAGTATGGCAGATGCAGAACTCAAATTTTCCGTCAAATGTTTTGGTAGTGGATTTCTCTTCAGTAGACGAACAGGTGTGTTGGGCTGTAAGTCAGGTACATCCAGGCAACACAACACCATACGCTGGATATATTCGTACAACTGATGGAGGAAATAATTGGGTTTGTGATACCATCACGGGTCTTACGAATGACTATTTCCAACAAGTTTTCGCAATAGATAAGGACACAGCATATATTTCCGCATATAAGCTAATCGGAACCAGCGGTACTTCAAGAGGGATTTACAAAACCACTGATGGCGGAACAAGCTGGAACAGGCAGAATGCATTCAATTCCTCACAGAGTGGACCGGGTATTATGCATTTCTTTGATTCACAGAATGGTGTAGTTATAGGAGACCCTAATCTTGAAACTTATACAACGAGTAATGGTGGATTAACCTGGAATCCCGTTACAATGCCTACTCCCTTATCTGATGAAGCGACTTGGCTCGGTGAAAGTCGAATTACCGCAGTTGGAAATACGGTTTGGTTTTCCACTAATTATCGTTTATTCAAAAGTACAGATAAAGGATATACTTGGACGTTTCTTTTTAATGAACAACAATATTTTGGCTGGTTGCCGTCAATCGCTTTTCAGGATAATCAAACCGGTATCTATGCATTAAAGATTGCTGGTTACGGAACTAATCATATCTATAAGAAAACAACTGATGGGGGTACTACTTGGAGTACTCTTTCAAATTCTATACTCGACAACTTAGCGCCTTCCTGTATACAGTACATTCTAGGCACGAATTCAGTTTATGTAGCTGTTGGAGGCAGAACTCCAACAATGAGAGGTACCGCAGTTACTTATGATGCTGGTGAGTCCTGGACTCTGATTGATACCGTCGGTGTTTTCTTAATTAATTTTGTGAATGATCAATTCGGTTGGGGTTCACAATATGCAACAAATATTGTCTACAAGTATGTTGGTCCAAGAATTATTAACTCGGTTGAAGAGGAAGTTATTGATTTAACACCAACAGGTTATTCACTTTCACAAAACTATCCAAACCCATTCAATCCGTCTACAACTTTTAGATACTCAGTACCAACTCAATCCAAAGTTGTAATAAAAGTATATGACATACTCGGAAATGAAATTGCAACATTAATGGATGAAGAAAAATCTGTTGGTACTCATGAGTTAACGTGGAATGCTGTTGGATTATCAAGTGGTATTTATTTCTATCAACTAAAAGCAGGTAGCTATATCGAAACGAAGAAGATGATTCTTCTGAAGTAG
- a CDS encoding right-handed parallel beta-helix repeat-containing protein yields the protein MKQLLLLFVFLFTVFFTYTVVAQEFRSIKKDYVVSIPEKIQNPVLDPLPAGTYSVGTGGYFATIQAAFDKLSTDGIAGEVILELTDNLYTAPATQFGFVLNGPVAGAGPTSRVTIKPAENKNVVIEGNGQDVLAAINTSYVTIDGVGLTGPSTLTVHALYNNQFGWNAGIEFIDNSDHNIFRNITFISDDIDRGGGGPGLYTRMGINAVADSNLFENNFIKKCGVGGIYLAFDNATLRGMGNIIRGNFLGSETDSLLGWGIQVEHAQNTIIENNIIQNLKHTPTNVSNVINVGINSYSGLGDIIRNNIVHGVKSSSGYTATGIMLSGGSGSNNMVYNNMVYDIHSASTDGNSRVAGIQLWLQDNPKIYYNSVYLSGEDSHSQPSAAFYIYGLWGTSTNVHIKNNIFVNTRDDSPYCASAMCLLVSSITTFISDNNDLHYQTNQYNCLVRILGTDYYTLADWQATGKDFHSMSLMPCFCSPALHIDCTVATCLESRGTPITGLDIDIDGDLRHDYLPDIGADEFAGLIPTGAVSAGAYSVGTNGFFPSVQTIFNRLETDGVAGNVTLELIDELYTAPTDSFGLKLNGPIPGAGPNSRVTIKPASNKNVTIEGNGLAVLSFINTSCLTFDGVSLTGSTTLTVHALENYQYGWNNGLLFMDNSDHNVIQNVIFVDEDILRTSVGLGVYTQSNTPVTPDSNYIFNNFIKKAGIGIYVSSYSSSARATGNIISGNIIGSETDSLINWGIQIEKNHNTTIENNIIQNIRGSSFAFDFAFGINSYWGSGCIIRNNIIHNINTDYTGGSTGILLSGGGGHEGYDNLIYNNMIFDINSSSMGWDSRVAGIQMWNQHNTKVYYNSVYLSGTGENKFGSAALYLSTAGSVTNLDVRNNIFINTRDEYTYGASAIHLDDITAINISSDYNDLYYDNSNQYNCLVSIFNNEYLILSDWQATGNDLHSYVEMPHFISSTDLHIDETIATYLESRGTPLAGIENDFDGDTRHASTPDIGADEFDGIVGVEDEESVPTEFALEQNYPNPFNPSTTFRYSIPTQSKVVIKIYDILGNEIATLMDEEKSVGTYELMWNAQNLSSGIYFYQLKAGEFTQTRKMLLLK from the coding sequence ATGAAACAGTTACTTTTACTTTTCGTTTTTCTTTTCACAGTGTTTTTCACTTACACTGTAGTCGCTCAGGAATTTAGATCAATAAAAAAAGATTATGTGGTTTCAATTCCTGAAAAAATTCAGAATCCTGTTCTCGATCCGCTTCCTGCTGGAACTTACTCTGTTGGTACAGGCGGTTACTTTGCTACAATTCAAGCTGCGTTTGACAAACTAAGCACTGATGGTATAGCCGGAGAAGTGATTCTTGAACTAACGGATAATCTATACACAGCGCCAGCAACGCAATTTGGTTTTGTACTAAATGGACCAGTCGCAGGTGCAGGACCAACCAGCAGGGTTACAATAAAACCTGCTGAGAATAAAAATGTAGTCATTGAAGGAAATGGTCAGGATGTATTAGCAGCAATTAATACAAGTTATGTAACTATCGATGGTGTCGGTTTAACAGGACCGAGTACTTTAACAGTGCATGCACTTTATAATAATCAATTTGGCTGGAATGCCGGCATCGAATTTATTGATAATTCAGACCATAATATTTTCCGTAACATAACATTTATCAGTGACGATATAGATAGAGGTGGAGGTGGACCTGGATTGTACACGCGGATGGGTATTAATGCAGTGGCAGATAGTAATCTTTTCGAAAACAATTTCATAAAAAAATGTGGTGTGGGAGGAATTTACCTTGCTTTTGATAATGCAACTCTTCGTGGTATGGGAAATATTATAAGAGGTAACTTCCTTGGCTCTGAAACTGATAGTTTACTTGGCTGGGGAATACAAGTAGAGCACGCACAAAACACAATTATTGAAAATAATATTATTCAAAATCTGAAACACACTCCTACAAATGTTTCAAATGTTATTAATGTCGGAATAAATTCTTATTCGGGTCTTGGAGACATTATAAGAAATAATATTGTACATGGAGTTAAATCAAGCAGTGGTTATACCGCAACTGGTATTATGTTATCTGGAGGGAGCGGAAGTAATAATATGGTTTACAATAATATGGTATATGATATACATAGCGCTTCAACGGATGGTAATAGTAGAGTAGCAGGAATACAACTATGGCTGCAGGATAATCCTAAAATTTATTATAATTCTGTATATCTCTCTGGTGAGGATTCTCATTCGCAACCATCGGCCGCTTTTTATATTTATGGTCTTTGGGGTACTTCCACAAATGTCCATATAAAGAATAATATTTTCGTTAACACTAGGGATGACTCGCCATATTGTGCATCAGCAATGTGTCTTCTTGTGAGTTCCATTACGACCTTCATTTCAGATAATAATGATCTGCATTATCAAACCAACCAGTATAATTGTCTTGTGAGGATTTTAGGGACTGACTATTACACGTTAGCAGATTGGCAGGCAACTGGAAAGGATTTTCACAGCATGTCTCTGATGCCTTGTTTCTGCTCTCCTGCACTTCACATAGATTGTACAGTCGCAACTTGCCTTGAATCAAGAGGCACACCGATAACAGGATTAGATATTGATATTGATGGTGATTTAAGACACGATTATCTGCCCGATATTGGTGCTGATGAGTTTGCCGGTCTCATTCCAACAGGTGCTGTTTCTGCAGGTGCTTATTCGGTTGGAACAAATGGTTTCTTTCCTTCGGTTCAGACAATATTTAACAGACTTGAAACCGATGGAGTTGCAGGTAATGTTACTCTTGAACTGATTGATGAACTTTATACAGCACCAACTGATTCTTTCGGTTTAAAATTGAACGGACCAATCCCCGGTGCCGGACCGAACAGCAGGGTCACAATAAAACCAGCATCAAACAAGAATGTTACTATTGAAGGAAATGGATTAGCGGTTCTGTCATTCATAAACACAAGCTGTTTAACATTTGATGGTGTTTCACTCACTGGTTCTACTACACTTACCGTTCACGCTTTAGAAAACTATCAATATGGGTGGAACAACGGTCTTCTCTTTATGGATAATTCAGACCACAACGTAATTCAAAATGTCATTTTTGTAGATGAGGATATTTTAAGAACCAGTGTCGGTCTTGGAGTCTATACTCAATCAAATACACCGGTAACCCCAGATAGCAATTATATCTTTAATAATTTCATAAAAAAAGCAGGAATAGGGATATATGTTTCTTCTTATAGTTCCTCTGCCCGAGCTACAGGAAATATTATCAGCGGAAATATTATTGGATCAGAAACTGATAGTTTAATCAATTGGGGCATTCAAATTGAAAAAAATCACAACACTACTATTGAAAATAATATTATTCAAAATATAAGAGGTTCCAGTTTCGCTTTTGATTTCGCATTTGGAATTAATTCCTATTGGGGTTCCGGATGCATAATTAGGAATAACATTATTCACAATATTAACACAGATTATACGGGTGGTAGTACCGGTATATTATTATCAGGAGGAGGTGGTCATGAGGGATATGATAATTTAATTTACAATAATATGATTTTTGATATAAATAGTTCATCAATGGGATGGGATAGTAGAGTTGCAGGAATACAGATGTGGAATCAACACAATACTAAAGTCTATTATAACTCAGTATATCTGTCTGGGACTGGAGAAAATAAGTTCGGCTCTGCAGCGTTATATCTTAGCACTGCCGGGTCAGTTACAAACCTAGATGTAAGGAACAACATCTTCATCAATACAAGAGATGAATATACCTATGGTGCATCTGCAATTCATTTAGATGATATAACAGCAATAAATATTTCTTCAGATTACAATGACTTATACTACGATAATAGTAATCAGTACAATTGCCTTGTGAGCATATTCAACAATGAATACTTAATTTTATCAGATTGGCAGGCAACAGGAAATGATCTTCACAGTTATGTCGAAATGCCGCATTTTATTTCCTCGACTGATTTACATATTGATGAAACAATAGCAACATACCTTGAATCACGCGGTACTCCACTCGCAGGAATTGAAAACGACTTTGACGGAGACACACGACATGCATCTACTCCAGATATCGGTGCAGATGAATTTGATGGAATAGTTGGTGTTGAAGATGAAGAATCTGTTCCAACAGAATTCGCGCTTGAGCAGAACTACCCCAATCCATTTAATCCAAGTACAACT